A window from Purpureocillium takamizusanense chromosome 3, complete sequence encodes these proteins:
- a CDS encoding uncharacterized protein (COG:K~EggNog:ENOG503P40X), giving the protein MGSQGSVIRQLQPEGQPRSWYRDGFFLTTDKAFVDPAVINDVFDSDLMWWNDPLEPKQMQKMLDNCMTLTVFAVPDTADEMAKNGGLPRVTQHGPNFRMCGLARIVTDYVTLAYLTDVFVLEDFQRRGLASWMMRALKETVDEWPNLRGLMLMAHDKSAARMYQRELGAVDFDKGPSAGLVMLEMGGKGMKDVPDEH; this is encoded by the exons ATGGGTTCCCAAGGCAGCGTCAtccgccagctccagcccgAGGGCCAGCCGCGCTCCTGGTACCGCGAcggcttcttcctcaccaCCGACAAGGCCTTTGTAGACcccgccgtcatcaacgACGTCTTCGACTCGGATCTCATGTGGTGGAACGACCCCCTCGAGCCCAAGCAGATGCAGAAGATGCTCGACAACTGCATGACCCTCACCGTCTTTGCCGTCCCcgacacggccgacgagatgGCAA AAAACGGCGGCCTCCCCCGCGTTACCCAGCACGGGCCCAACTTTCGCATGTGCGGCCTCGCCCGCATCGTCACCGACTACGTCACCCTCGCCTACCTCACcgacgtcttcgtcctcgaggacttccagcgccgcggcctcgcctcgtgGATGATGCGCGCCCTCAAGGAGACGGTCGACGAGTGGCCCAACCTGCGCGGCCTCATGCTCATGGCCCACGACAAGTCCGCCGCCCGTATGTACCagcgcgagctcggcgccgtcgacttcGACAAGGGGCCCTCTGCCGGGCTCGTCATGCTCGAgatgggcggcaagggcatgAAGGACGTGCCCGACGAGCATTGA
- the TRM7 gene encoding tRNA (cytidine(32)/guanosine(34)-2'-O)-methyltransferase (COG:H~EggNog:ENOG503NVWX) — translation MGKSSKDKRDAYYRLAKEQGWRARSAFKLLQLDEEFDLFSGVTRVVDLCAAPGSWSQVLSRVLIQGDRFGRAAWRDRDAELRRRMLAVFPDDAAAAKNDTDADPTTTRPDETPAQTQQQQQQQSRRRPEVKIVAIDLQPISPLAGITTLRADITHPATVPLLLRALDPSPADGGSHSNHTYNDGSDGSHDGDDAHGKASHPVDLVISDGAPDVTGLHDLDIYVQSQLLFAALNLALCVLRPGGKFVAKIFRGRNVDVLYAQLKVFFDRVVVAKPRSSRASSVEAFIVCLDFRPPAGFRASLEEPLGVGRRLDAMARAREMQLPVVAGAVMQDPARGTWQDDVAATSVGAAACADGVVEMEAYDDTDNHDDDKTPKGSSRSTRWIAPFIACGDLSAFDSDASYQLPEDYVSLDPVQPPIAPPYKRAVEMRAAQSKAASR, via the exons ATGGGCAAGTCGTCCAAGGACAAGCGCGACGCCTACTACCGGCTCGCCAAGGAgcagggctggcgggcgcgcagcgcgtttaagctgctgcagctcgacgagg AATTCGACCTCTTCTCCGGCGTCACGCGCGTCGTGGACctgtgcgccgcgccgggcagCTGGTCGCAGGTGCTGTCGCGGGTGCTCATCCAGGGCGACCGGTtcgggcgcgcggcgtggcgggATCGCGACgcggagctgcgccggcggatGCTCGCCGTCTTTCCTgatgacgctgccgccgccaaaaaCGATACAGATGCGGatcccacgacgacgagacccGACGAGACCCCCGCccagacgcagcagcagcagcagcagcagtcgcgccgccgccccgaggTCAAGATTGTAGCCATTGACCTGCAGCccatctcgccgctcgccggcATCACGACCCTCCGCGCCGACATCACGCACccggcgacggtgccgctgctcctgcgcgccctcgacccgAGCCCCGCCGACGGAGGGAGCCACAGCAATCACACATACAACGACGGCAGTGACGGCagccatgatggcgacgatgcgcacGGCAAAGCGTCGCACCCCGTGGACCTGGTCatcagcgacggcgcgcccgACGTGACGGGCCTGCACGACCTCGACATCTACGTGCAGTCGCAGCTGCTCTTCGCGGCGCTCAACCTCGCGCTGTGCGTGCTCAGGCCCGGGGGCAAGTTCGTGGCCAAGATCTTCCGCGGCCGCAACGTCGACGTGCTCTACGCGCAGCTCAAGGTCTTCTTCGaccgggtcgtcgtcgccaagccccgcagcagccgcgccagcagcgtcgaggcCTTCATCGTGTGCCTCGActtccgcccgcccgccgggttccgcgccagcctcgaggaGCCCCTCGgcgtgggccgccgcctcgacgccatggccaggGCGCGGGAGATGCAGCtccccgtcgtggccggggCCGTCATGCAGGATCCGGCGAGGGGCACCTGGCAGGATGACGTTGCCGCCACGAGTGTGGGTGCCGCTGCATGTGCAGACGGCGTGGTTGAGATGGAAGCCTACGACGACACGGACaaccatgacgacgacaaaacCCCAAAgggcagctcgaggagcacaAGATGGATTGCGCCGTTTATTGCTTGCGGCGATCTATCGGCGTTTGACTCGGACGCCTCGTACCAACTCCCCGAGGACTACGTCTCGTTGGACCCCGTCCAGCCTCCCATCGCTCCGCCGTACAAACGCGCCGTGGAAATGAGGGCGGCGCAATCCAAGGCAGCGTCGAGGTGA
- a CDS encoding uncharacterized protein (COG:S~EggNog:ENOG503NZ0Y), with protein sequence MPQDPNLYGQRPAKKQKRGTALSTSLDFKAQLTSLVSNASSSGTTSGRARPSKAPKDDIFRHKPRQAEKGDTNKLVLKEVAGTEEDAEQLARARRKLEDKARRYAAMKRGDYVPGENEAEPLVDFDRKWTEGREDKDGYASTTSSDSDEDETANEVIEWDDEFGRRRRGTRAEKEKMDRRARRGLLGAEELERMSARPAAPSQLIYGDAIQSMAFNPDDPDKMEELARKRDRSATPPEMKHYDADREIRTKGVGFYKFSKDEEGRQREFATLEEERKRTEQERKAREDQKEARRREIEQRRRDMGARRAKRQADSFLDGLTEG encoded by the coding sequence ATGCCTCAGGATCCAAACTTGTAtgggcagcggcccgccaagaagcagaagcgGGGCACGGCTCTGTCGACGTCTCTGGACTTCAAGGCCCAGCTCACATCACTCGTGTCCAACGCAAGCTCTTCCGGTACTACATCCGGACGGGCCAGGCCATCCAAAGCGCCCAAGGATGACATTTTCCGTCACAAGCCCAGGCAAGCCGAGAAGGGTGACACCAACAAACTGGTCCTCAAGGAGGTAGCCGGCACGGAAGAGGATGCGGAGCAGctcgcgcgggcgaggcgaaaGCTGGAGGACAAGGCCAGGCGGTACGCGGCGATGAAGCGCGGGGACTACGTGCCGGGCGAGAATGAAGCAGAGCCGCTAGTGGACTTTGATCGGAAGTGGACGGAGGGCAgggaggacaaggacgggtacgcgtcgacgaccagctccgacagcgacgaAGATGAAACGGCCAACGAGGTCATCGAATGGGACGACGAGTTTGGGAGACGCCGGCGTGGCACGAGggccgagaaggagaagatgGACCGGAGGGCACGGCGAGGCCTGCTCggggccgaggagctggagcgcatGTCAgcacggccagcggcgccgagccagCTCATCTACGGCGACGCGATCCAGTCCATGGCGTTCAACCCAGACGACCCGGACAAGATGGAGGAACTGGCACGGAAGCGCGACaggagcgcgacgccgcccgaaATGAAGCACTACGACGCGGACAGAGAGATCCGAACCAAGGGCGTCGGGTTCTACAAGTTTagcaaggacgaggagggtcGGCAGCGGGAGTTTGCGACGCTCGAAGAGGAGAGGAAGCGGACGGAACAGGAACGCAAAGCGCGCGAGGACCAGAAGGAGGCACGCCGGCGGGAGAttgagcagcgacggcgagacaTGGGGGCCAGACGGGCAAAACGCCAGGCGGACAGTTTCCTCGACGGGCTGACGGAGGGCTGA
- a CDS encoding uncharacterized protein (SECRETED:SignalP(1-17~SECRETED:cutsite=ALA-LP~SECRETED:prob=0.6505)), with the protein MLPVVVLLSALGSVALALPSPPSAALSEVAAQPKRNSTVKCRPPPMRTSTTEITTASPIVTTGSGAAAGTDPEVSSSTTGAPPAGTDSAAPATETTHPEKEDDEDTEGEEEEDTDKHPSGEGGLLAWVAPPSNVSVHAGLEGCNKEDLQGLSLADQARRCGTGNICRALAEDPNAAEVWDCFEKFEAPPTRPTHKLPWKEPVDDETKRVAANCNGRSASEDICGTGPTCARYNNRDEHDDMYRTPDDCLASHYGKGEEAPQGTPGGAAPGGGAGAATRRAR; encoded by the coding sequence ATgttgcccgtcgtcgtcctcctcagCGCCCTGGGCTCGGTCGCCCTCGCTCTTcccagcccgccgtcggctGCCTTGtccgaggtggcggcgcagccTAAGAGAAACTCGACCGTCAAatgccgcccaccccccaTGCGGACCTCTACAACTGAGATCACGACCGCGAgccccatcgtcaccaccgggtccggagcggcggcggggacagACCCCGAAGTCAGCTCCAGCACgaccggggcgccgccggctggaaCGGActctgccgcccccgccaccgAGACGACCCACCCCGAGAAAGAAGATGACGAAGATacagaaggcgaggaggaggaagataCAGACAAACATCCCAgcggagaaggaggactACTCGCATGGGTGGCGCCCCCGTCCAACGTTTCCGTccacgccggcctcgagggctgcAACAAGGAAGACCTCCAGGGCCTGAgcctcgccgaccaggcCCGGCGATGCGGCACCGGCAACATCTGCCgggccctggccgaggaccCCAACGCGGCCGAGGTCTGGGACTGCTTCGAAAAGTTTGAGGCGCCCCCCACGCGCCCCACGCACAAGCTGCCCTGGAaggagcccgtcgacgatgagacCAAGCGCGTGGCGGCCAACTGCAACgggcgctcggcgtcggaggACATTTGCGGCACGGGGCCGACGTGCGCCCGCTACAACAACCGggacgagcacgacgacaTGTACCGCACCCCGGACGACTGCCTGGCCTCCCACTACGgaaagggcgaggaggcgccgcaGGGAACCCCGGGAGGTGCCGCCCCTggaggcggtgccggcgccgccacgcggAGAGCGCGATGA
- a CDS encoding uncharacterized protein (TransMembrane:1 (o22-55i)) has translation MAESAQQPSWVLTDYLLPQSSLLVRAISFVSLLLGTIFLLPLLFVVGYDFSLWIWRHYRSRFSHREADGTTANPAEHAAAAGTTAIDPTAAKPNKARRR, from the exons atgGCGGAATCCGCACAGCAGCCGTCATGGGTCTTGACCGACTATTTGCTGCCGCagtcgtcgctgctggtcCGCGCCATATCCTTCGTCAGC CTGCTCCTGGGCACCATCTTCCTTTTGCCCCTCctgttcgtcgtcggctaTGACTTCTCGCTGTGGATATGGAGACATTACCGGAGCCGCTTCTCTCACCGTGAAGCCGATGGCACGACGGCGAACCCCGCCGAacacgccgcggcggctggcacGACGGCCATCGATCCGACTGCCGCGAAACCGAACAAGGCACGGAGACGATAG
- the HOM6 gene encoding Homoserine dehydrogenase (BUSCO:EOG09263483~COG:E~EggNog:ENOG503NW9B), protein MAATNQLFIAVIGAGGVGKCFLSQLQSLASRRPSPKLSLCYISTSRKALYNDDYSELSIDGAIDALSSSSKAPPALPKVIDYLAAAPAKAILVDNTSSQDVADLYPLALSRGISIVTPNKKAFSGSYQLWQNIFTAAATSGAKVYHESSVGAGLPVISTLKDLVDTGDKVTKIEGVFSGTMSFLFNSFAPTEGQGGKWSDEVKKAKSLGYTEPDPRDDLNGLDVARKLTILARLAGLPVESPTSFPVQSLIPKELESCSSGDEFLDKLPAFDQQMEETKAAAEKAGKVVRFVGSIDVAANKVKVGLEMFDRSHPIAALKGSDNIISFYTERYGGNPLIVQGAGAGGDVTAMGVTGDLIKVISQIS, encoded by the exons ATGGCTGCCACTAACCAACTGTTTATTGCCGTCATCG gcgctggcggcgtgggcaaATGCTTCCTGTCCCAACTCCAAAGTCTCGCATCccgccggccgtcgcccaaGCTCAGCCTTTGCTACATCTCGACCAGCCGCAAGGCCCTTTACAATGATGACTACTCCGAGCTCAGCATCGACGGtgccatcgacgccctctccagctcgtccaagGCCCCGCCGGCTCTGCCCAAGGTGATTGACtacctggcggcggcccccgccaaggccatcctcgtcgacaacaCAAGCTCCCAGGACGTTGCCGACCTGTATCCGCTCGCGCTGAGCCGCGgcatcagcatcgtcacTCCCAACAAGAAGGCCTTCTCCGGCTCCTACCAGCTGTGGCAGAATATCTTCACAGCGGCTGCCACCTCTGGCGCCAAGGTCTACCACGAGTCGTCGGTCGGCGCCGGTCTGCCGGTCATCTCCACCCTCAAGGACCTTGTCGATACCGGCGACAAGGTCACCAAGATCGAGGGCGTCTTCAGCGGCACCATGTCCTTCCTGTTCAACTCGTTTGCGCCGACCGAGGGACAGGGCGGCAAGTGGTccgacgaggtcaagaaggccaagtCGCTCGGATACACGGAGCCGGACCCCCGTGATGACCtcaatggcctcgacgtgGCACGGAAGCTCACCATTCTCGCACGTCTCGCCGGCCTCCCCGTGGAGTCGCCGACGTCGTTCCCCGTCCAGAGTCTCATCCCCAAGGAACTCGAgtcgtgcagcagcggcgacgagttcCTCGACAAGCTTCCCGCCTTCGACCAGCAGATGGAGGAGaccaaggcggcggctgagaAGGCGGGCAAGGTCGTTCGGTTCGTCGGCAGCATCGACGTGGCTGCCAACAAGGTCAAGGTCGGGTTGGAAATGTTTGACCGATCGCaccccatcgccgccctcaagggCAGCGACAACATCATCAGCTTCTACACCGAGAGATACGGCGGCAACCCACTGATCGTGCAgggtgccggcgctggcggcgatgtgACCGCCATGGGCGTGACGGGAGACCTGATCAAGGTCATCTCCCAGATTTCATAG
- a CDS encoding uncharacterized protein (COG:S~EggNog:ENOG503Q3FX), whose product MAAAAAARKGPAIAGFTALSDQVFVRDATTSTASTTSDGSDDDPTTVIIYGWGDGLPKHVAKYADGYRELFPAARQVVVLSPIARAMFSDLRQRAEHMEPVVKAVFGGDDDDEGTGTTSNKTEGNSSSSNSTRAPRVLVHTMSNTGAVNYAATLHAYREAQQQQLRNNSTTPTPMPHDLLIMDSTPGSTEMSAANVSRWSRAMAIGTAAWFPWPRAATQAIWAAVLCLNALYAAVIGRESAGAWSRRAVNDGAYEAPAARKLYLYSREDDLIAWEDVEAHAAEARERGWEPDVELFEGSGHVGHMRRHPRQYWGAIRASWEKAGRGRGRE is encoded by the coding sequence atggcagcagcagcagcagcacgcaaGGGCCCTGCCATTGCCGGCTTCACGGCCCTCTCGGACCAGGTGTTTGTgcgcgacgccaccaccagcaccgccagcaccaccagcgacGGCAGTGATGACGACCCGACGACCGTCATCATCTACGGCtggggcgacggcctgcccAAGCACGTGGCCAAGTACGCCGACGGCTACCGCGAGCTGTtccccgcggcgaggcaggtggtggtgctgtcgCCCATCGCGCGCGCCATGTTCTCGGacctgcggcagcgcgccgagcacatggagcccgtcgtcaaggccgtctttggcggtgacgatgatgatgagggaaCGGGAACGACGAGCAACAAGACGGAGgggaacagcagcagcagtaacaGCACAAGGGCACCGCGGGTGCTCGTCCATACCATGTCCAACACGGGGGCCGTCAACtacgcggcgacgctgcacGCCTACCgcgaagcgcagcagcagcaactgCGAAACAACAGcaccacgccgacgccgatgccccACGACCTGCTCATCATGGACTCGACGCCCGGCAGCACCGAGATgagcgccgccaacgtctCGCGGTGgtcgcgcgccatggccatcgGCACGGCGGCCTGGTTCCCCTGGCCGCGGGCCGCGACGCAGGCCatctgggcggcggtgctgtgcCTCAACGCGCTGTACGCGGCCGTCATCGGGCGCGAGAGCGCGGGCGcgtggagccgccgcgccgtcaacgacgGGGCCTacgaggcgcccgccgcccgcaagctGTACCTCTACAGCCGCGAGGACGACCTCATCGCGTgggaggacgtcgaggcgcacgccgccgaggcgcgcgagcgcggctGGGAGCCGGACGTGGAGCTGTTCGAGGGGAGCGGGCATGTCGGGCACATGCGCAGGCATCCACGGCAGTACTGGGGTGCGATCCGGGCGTCGTGGGAGAAGGcagggcgtgggcgcgggaGGGAGTGA
- the GCN4 gene encoding General control protein (COG:K~EggNog:ENOG503P3HM): protein MLSSHLSVDLDFSIALNSISSSSPFSTANISAQDFSVFTTDSQPSTWLPNSASALPASPAHQQSLNPPESPQQQDFVLFDNPPPRQSLNRSSAPLSNNSQRRHSYHDRRGNNSSKLVSPNAVQNQRVAQLLRGIGHQSQSSVNSNNRFANQFYASSAPSSTVSLNQNQQKSRIARPPVPLFSQSAGNVHQSAKMMNAADVDLDEFTAFEGGAYTAFSSPVVPSAVDFGGSMSSSTSNLGTVSPQDLLVQEPFMSAPNSSALTALTSPSIYNESPDFDGFDVSPNFGTTDLDGSGDPWYPLFPQESASGPEQTQSLDNSPAQQSDDLDSVGQGFAGSGRKKGSGSPTGRHSSVAGVNSRKRDKPLPPIIVEDPNDTVAMKRARNTLAARKSRERKAQRFEDLEERIAKLEAERDHWKKIALSQSGAQ from the exons atgcT TTCAAGTCACCTTTCGGTAGACCTGGACTTCAGCATCGCTTTGAATAGCATCAGCTCGAGTTCTCCGTTCTCAACCGCCAACATTTCGGCCCAAGACTTTTCAGTCTTCACCACGGATTCCCAACCATCAACATGGCTTCCCAactccgcctccgccttgCCGGCTTCACCCGCGCACCAGCAGTCCCTGAACCCGCCCGAGAGCCCTCAGCAGCAGGACTTTGTTCTGTTCGACAATCCGCCTCCGCGACAGTCCCTTAATCGGTCATCCGCACCGCTGTCCAACAACAGCCAGCGTCGACATTCGTACCACGACCGCCgcggcaacaacagcagcaagcTCGTCTCGCCAAACGCGGTCCAGAATCAGCGCGTGGCCCAGCTCCTCCGCGGTATCGGACATCAGTCTCAGTCTTCCGTCAACTCCAACAACCGTTTCGCCAATCAGTTTTACGCTTCATCGGCTCCATCGTCGACCGTCTCCTTGAATCAGAATCAGCAGAAATCTAGAATCGCTAGACCTCCTGTTCCATTGTTCAGCCAAAGCGCGGGTAACGTCCATCAATCCGCCAAGATGATGAACGCTGCAG ACGTCGACTTGGACGAGTTCACCGCCTTTGAAGGCGGTGCATACACGGCCTTTTCGTCCCCGGTGGTCCCCTCCGCCGTGGACTTTGGTGGCAGCATGTCGAGCTCCACGTCCAACCTGGGCACTGTGTCGCCTCAGGACCTCCTCGTGCAGGAGCCGTTCATGTCGGCTCCCAACTCGAGCGCCCTGACGGCActgacgtcgccgtccatcTACAATGAGTCTCCCGACTTTGATGGCTTCGACGTCTCGCCCAACTTTGGAACCACCGACCTTGATGGGTCGGGCGACCCTTGGTATCCGCTCTTCCCTCAGGAGTCGGCCAGCGGCCCTGAGCAGACGCAGAGCCTCGACaactcgcccgcccagcagTCGGATGACCTCGACTCTGTCGGCCAGGGCttcgccggcagcggccggaAGAAGGGCTCTGGCTCTCCCACTGGCCGGCACTCTTCGGTCGCTGGCGTCAACTCGCGCAAGCGAGACAAGCCCCTGCCGCCCATCATTGTCGAGGACCCCAACGACACCGTGGCCATGAAGCGCGCACGCAACACGCTCGCGGCCCGAAAGTCGCGTGAGCGCAAGGCTCAGCGATTTGAGGATCTCGAGGAGCGCATTgcgaagctcgaggccgagcgggaTCACTGGAAGAAGATTGCTCTTTCGCAATCGGGTGCGCAATAA